CGCCGAGCTCTTCGCCTAGTTTCGTACCGCGATCACCGGAGCGCCGCCATGACGTCGCCGAAAGCCGAACCGCCGCCGGTCCCGCCCCCGCATTCTCATCCCAGCCGGCCGCGCATCGCCATGCCGCCAGGCGCCTGGGACTGCCATTGCCATGTGCTCGGGCCCACCGACCGTTATCCCTACTGGCCCGACCGCAGCTACACGCCGCCCGAAGCGCCGCTGTCGCGCTATCTGGCTCTCCTCGATCTGCTGGGTGTCGAGCATGGCGTGCTGGTGCAGCCCAGCGTCTATGGCACCGACAACCGGATGCTGCTGGATTCCCTGAAGGCCGAGCCGCGCCGGTTGCGCGGCGTCGTGGTCATCGATGCGACGATCGCCGACCGCGAGCTCGAGGCGATGCATGCGGCGGGCGTGCGCGGCGCGCGCGTCAACCTGCTCTTCCGCGGCGGCGTGTCCTTCGCGGCCGCTGAGGCCATTGCCGACCGCATCCGCCCCCTGGGCTGGCATATCCAGTTCCTGCTGGACATCTCGCAGACGCCGGATCTGCACCAGGCCGTCAAGCGCCTGCGGCTCCCCGTCGTGATCGACCATATGGGGCACTTCCCCGCTTCGCATGGCGCGACCTCGCCCGCCTTCCGCGACCTGCGCGCGATGCTGGCCGAGGGGCTGGCCTGGGTGAAGCTCTCGGCCCCCTATCTCTTCACGCGCCAGCCGGGCATGCCCTATGCGGACGTGACGCCGATCGCCCGCGCGCTGGTCGAAGCCGCGCCGGGGCGCTGCGTCTGGGGCACGGACTGGCCGCACCCGGCCAACAAGCTGGCGATGCCGGATGACGGGCCGCTGACGGATCTGCTGGGCGATTGGGTGCCGGACGAGGCGGTCAGGCGGCGGATTCTGGTCGAGAACCCGAAGGCGCTGTACGGCTTCGGCTGAACTAATCCCCTCCCCCGCTTCGCGGGGGAGGGTTAGGGAGGGGGCTGCACGGTTGTAGGAGTGCTCGCTGCAACTGTCGGAGCAGCCCTCTCCCTAACCCTCTCCCGCAAGCGGGAGAGGGAATACAACTAACAGCGAGAACTTTACCCCTTCGCGATCGCGGCGAGAGCCGCTTCGGCGACCGAGACGTCCTGGTCGATCATGCCGCCGGCGACGCCGACCGCGCCCACAACCTTGCCGCCGATCTCGACCGGCAGGCCGCCGCCGAACACCACCATCGGCGTCCGGTGGGAGGTTTCCATCGCGTAGAACGGTCCGCCCGGCTGCACATACTGGGTCACGTCGCCGGTCTTCATGTTGAGCGAGCGCGAGGTATAGGCCTTGCCCTGCGAGATTTCGATGCTCGCGAGCAGGGCATTGTCCATGCGATGGAACGCCACCAGATTGCGGCCGGCATCGACGATGGCGATGCTATGGGCCGAGCCGATTTCCTTGGCCTTGGCGATGGCGGCGGCGATGCCCTTCAGGGCGCGATCGGCGGTAATCTCGCTCATTCAAGTCTCCTTCGGTTCGGTTCGATAAGGGGGTGGTTTGAAACTCAGGCCACGCGGCCGGTCATGGAGATGCCGAGCAGCTGGTCGTGGGTGCATTTCGCCTTGGGCGCGCGATAGATCGCCTTGCCGTCGCGGATAACGATGACGTTCTCCGACAGCGCCATGATCTCGCGCATCGAGGAGCTGATCAGGATGACGGCAGCCCCGTCGCGCGCCAATCCCAGCATGATCTCGTAAATGTCGCGGATCGCGCCCACATCGACGCCCGAGGTCGGCTCGACGAAGATATAGACGCGGCATTTGGCGCTCATCCATTTGCCGATGACGGCCTTCTGCTGATTGCCGCCGGAGAAGAACTTCATCGCCTTGCCGGGCGCATCGGGCTTGACCTGCAGGCGCTTGATCACCTGCTCGGCATAGGTGAGCTTGGCGCGATCGGAGATGAAGCCGCCCCGGCTCAGCCGCGAGAGCACCGGCAGCGCGATGTTCTCCGCCGCCGACATGTTCGGGAACAAGGCCTGCTTGCGCCGATCCTCGGGGATGAGCGCGATGCCGGCCTGGAGCGCCTTGCTCGGGCTCGAGAGATCGGTAACCTGCCCCGCGATCCTGATCTCGCCGTGATGCGGCACCAGCCCGGCCACGGCGCGCGCCACCAGCTCCATGCCGCCGCCCACCGGCCCCGTGATGCCCAGCACCTCGCCCGCATGCACCTCGAAGCTCAGGGGCGACAGCTGATCGCAGCTGAGCTGGTCGACCTGCAGCATGCCTTCCGGCCTCGCCAAGCCCGGATTGAAGACCTCGAGCTCGTTCTTGGTCTTGTCGACCATAAGCTCGGTCACGCGCTCCTCGGTGATGTCGGCGCCGGCGAGCGTCGCCGAGACGCGGCCGCCGCGCAGGATCGTGATCCGGTCGCAGAGCTGGCGGATCTCGCCCAGACGGTGCGAGATATAGATGATCGTGATGCCCTCTTCCTGGAACCGCCGGATCAGGCGGAACAGGAGCTCGGCCTCGGTGGCCGAGAGGCGCGCCGTCGGCTCGTCCAGCACGATCAGCTTGTATTTGCGCTGGAACAGGGTCGCGAGGATGACGAGCTGGGATTCCGCGGCCGAGAGCGAGGAGGCAATCCGGTCGGGATCGAGCGTCAGCCCGATCTCCTTGAGGATCTTCGCACCCTGATCGCGGATCGCCTTGCGATTGAGGGTGAAGCGTCCCGGCTCACCGCCCAGCACCACGTTCTGCGCGACGGTGAAGCTGCCGATCAGCTCGGCGTCCTGGTAGACGGCGCCCAGCCCCAGCTTATGCGCATCCATCGGGCTCGAGATCGTGACCGGCTTGCCTTCGACGATGATCTCGCCTTCCGAATGCGAATAGACGCCGGTCAGGATCTTGATCAGGGTCGATTTGCCGGCGCCGTTTTCGCCCAGCAGGCCGTGGACCTCGCCGCGCTCGAATTTGAGCTCGACGCCGCGCAACACCCGAGTGCCGGAAAACTCCTTCCCCAGGTTGCGGAATTCGACGATCGGGGTCTGGGTCATGGCTGGCCGGTCCACCTAAATGAACTTCAGGTGGATTTCTTCGCGGTTCAGCAGCGCATTGGCCCCGACCGCGAGGATCAGCACGAGGCCGATGAAGAGCTGCCGCATGGCGAAGGGGAAGCCCATCATGCTCATGCCGGCGCTGACCATGTAGAGGAAGAACACGCCGAGCAGCGTGCCCAGCACATGAGGCTTGCCCTTGCCGAGCGTCGTCGCCCCCAGGAACACGGCCGCGAAGGCTTCGAGCAGATAGTTGGAATTGCCCGAGGGCTGCGCCGAGGTGGAGATCGAGGTCAGGATCACGCCGCCGACTCCCGAAAGGAGGCTCGACAGGATGAAGGACAGGATCACCCAGTGATAGACCTTGATGCCGGAATAGAAGGCCGCCATCGGGTTGTCGCCCACGGCGGTGATGTAATGGCCGACCTTGGTCTTGGTCGCCAGCAGGTGGGCCAGCACGAAGACGCAGAGCAGGACGATGACCGGCACCGCGACCGGGCCGATGGTGCCCTGGCCGATGAAGAGGAACGCCTTCTCCGTATAGGGCACGGCGATCTGATAGCCGTTCGTCAGGAAGATGTTGAGGCCGCCCAGCACGAACATCATGCCGAGCGTGACCACGATGCCGGACAGCCGCCCATAGGTGACGAGCAGCCCGTTCAGCAGCCCGACCACCACCGCGCTCGCCAGGGCGCCCAGTATCGCCACCCAGGGGCCGACCACCGGGATCAGATAGGCGGTGACGATCGAGGCGGTCGTGACGGTGAGGCCGATCGAGAGATCGAAGCTGCCGGCGATGACGACATAGGTCAGGCCCATCGACACCAGGCAGCTGACGATCATCGAGAACAGGATGTTGTTGAAGTTCGAGACGGTGAAGAACCAGGGCGAGGAGACCGAGAAACCGACACCGACCAGCACGATGATGGCGATCGTGCCCCAGCGCCGGAGCAGCCGAAGGCCGAGGCTCTCGGTCCCGCCGACTGCCGGCTTGGCCGCTGCGGCCGCCGTCTTGGTTTCTGTCGATGTCGCCGCCATGGAAGTTCTCCGAGTGTCATGCCCGCCGTCGCGCCGAAGCCGGACGGATTTAATGTGCCAAGCTACAATATTGCGACGAGGGCCCGGAGTCCCGGGCCGCCTTTGGTCACGCCCGCCATTGCCGCCGTTTAATTATAGACGCCGCCATCGATGGTGATCGCCTGGGCGGTCATATAGGAAGATTCGTTCGACGCCAGATAGACGAACATCGGCGCGATCTCGCTGGGCACGCCCTGGCGCCCCAGCGGCACCATCCCCTTCACCGCCCGGTCCTGCGCCTCGCGCCCGCCCATGAAGGCGATGGCGGGGTTGTTGAACGGGGTGTCGACCCAGCCCGGGCAGATCACATTGACGCGGATCTTGTCCGGTGCCAGCTCCATGGCGAGCGAGGTGGTGAAGGCGATGACCGCCCCTTTCGAGGCCGAATAGGCCGTCATGCCGGGGCCGCCGCGCTGGCCCGCGAGCGAGGCGGTGTTGATGATCGAGCCGCCGCCGGCCTTGCGCATATGCGCCACCGCGTATTTGGAGGCGAAGAAATGGGCACGGACATTGACCGCCATCAGCGCGTCCCAGTGCTTGGCGTCGAACTCCGTGACCTTGCCGGAATGCTGCAGGCCGGCATTGTTGCAGAGCACATCGAGCCCGCCGAGCCATTTGGCGCCGTCGTCGATCAGCGCCTTGACGCTGTCCTCGCTGGTCACGTCGCAGCGGATGAAATGGACATTGGCGCCGATTTCCTTGGCGGTCGCGCTCGCGTCCTTCTCGTTGATATCGCCGATGACGACCTTGGCCCCTTCGGCGACGAACTGCTTGACCGCTTCCTTGCCGATGCCGGTCGCAGCCCCGGTGATGATGATCCGCTTACCCTTGAGACGCTCGCCCATTGTCCTGTTCCGCTCTTGCTGATCCGCCCGGCTCGGTCCGCATCAAGCGGCCGCCCCGGCATTCCCGTTGATTTCGTCAGTCGTCCGACAGCAGCCGCCCGGCCCGACCCCAATTGTCGCCCGGCACCTCGTCGATGATCACATGCACGCGCTCGCGATTGGCGCCCGCGATCTCGACCAGGCTGTCGGTGATCCTCTCGACCAATTGCCGTTTCTGCTCAACCGTGCGACCGGCTTTGAGATGCACCTGTACGACCGGCATTTGATCCCTTTCCTGCAATAACGATCTGGTGGCCTTCATCCCGTAACGCAAAGGACGGCCGGCCCCGGAGCGCCCCCTCGCGCTCCGGAACCGGCCCCTTCTCAGGCTCGGCCGGTACGGGCCCGGCCTTCGATGTCAGTCTCTCGGGCGATCAGCCGCCATACTGCTTGAGCAGCGCGATCGCCTGCTTGTCCATCTCCTGGATTTCGGCCAGCGACTTCGCGGCCTGGTCCTTGGTGATCGACGTGACCGGCACGTGATAGACGTTCGGCTTCACGTCCTCGCCGCGGCCCAGCGCCAGCGCGAGCTCGCCCGTCTTGTCGCCCATGATGTGCCAGGGCGTGTCGGTGCTGAACTCGATGGTGTTGTCCGGGTTCTGGAACTCGGTCAGGAACTGGTCCGAGAAGTAGTGGTTGAACACCTTGATGTTCTTGCGGTTCATCTGCTTCAGCGCCTGGACGGCGCCGAGCGTCAGCGGCCACCACCAGGACACGATCGCCTGGATGCTGTCCGGATCCGGATTGGCCTGGAGCAGCGCCAGGGCGTTTTCGCGGCCCTTGGAGATCTGGTCGTTGGTCGAGGTGCTGCCCGGCATGAAGGGCAGCATCTTCATGCGCGGCTCATATTTGGTCATGAGCTCGAGCAGGTCGCCTTCCATGTCGAACGGCGTGTAGAAGCCGCGATCCTCGGCCGTCTGCACCAGCGTCCCCTGCCGCTGCAGCACGTTCTGGATCTGGTAGCCCATCACCATCGCGGTACCCCAGGTATCCTCGACGACCGCCGGGGATTCCTTCACCGGAACGGCAAAGCCGACCGTCTTGATGCCGCGCTTCTTGGCTTCGTCGACGATGAAGGCCGTCTCCGATTCCTGCGAATAGATGCCGAGGCAGAGTACGTCGATGCCGCGGTCGAGGAGCTGGCGCTCCGACTGCTGCTCGCTGTCCTTCGAGGGCTCGCCGCGGACCGCGACGATCTCTCCGCCGCCGTCCAGCACGGTCTTGCAGAGGCGCCAGCAACCGCGCCGCCAGGGCTGGTTGAAGGGGCCGTAATTGAGGCCGATGCCGACCTTCACCTTCTTGCCGGTGTCCGCGACCTGAACATGGTCGCGCAACTCGTCGGCGCTGACGGATTTCGCGAGCACCGACCCGGCCACCGCGGCCGAGGCGGCCCCGAGGCTGATCCGCTGCATGAATTCGCGGCGCGAGACATCCAGCCATTCCCGCAATTCTTCTGAGAGAAATTTATTCGTCACGTCTGGTTTCCTCCTCATCACCGGTCCCGACGTGGGACGAACGGTTCGCCCACTCGCCGGTTTCTATTGGGACCTCTTCGGTCCGGACTCCGTCGTCTGCTCAGCTCGAGGCCGCTGCCGGTCCCGAGGCTGCACCCGAAGACGAATGCTTTGCCGCCGCTGCCAGGAAATGGCGCAGATGCTGATTGAATTTGTCGGCCTGCTCGATCGGCGTGATATGCGCCGCCTGCTCCACCACCACGAGCTTCGCGCCCTTGATGGCGTGGGCGATCCGCTCCGCGACGGCGACCGGCGTCGACGCATCCTCGCGCCCCGCGATCACCAGCGTCGGCGTCACGATCCTGGCCAAGATCGCGGTCTGGCGCAGGCCCTGGATGGCGCGCGCGCAGGCCGCATAACCCTTCGGCGGCGTCGCCGCGATCATGCGGCGCACGGTTTCGACCCGCTGCGGCTGGCTCGCGCGGAAGGGTGCGGTGAACCAGCGTTCCAGCGTCGGCTCGACCAGCGGCGCCATGCCGGTGGTGAGCGCGGTCTGGATGCGCGGCTCCCAAAGCTCGGGCTTGTCGGTCTCGCTCGAGGTGTTCGACAGCGTCAGCGAGCGCAGCAGATCGGGCCGGCGCGCGGCCACCGCCTGGCCCAGCATGCCGCCCAGCGAGATCCCGACGAAATGCACCGGTCCCAGCGCCAGCTGCTCGATCAGCGCGATCGCGTCAGAGGCCAGGTCGTCGATGGTGAGCGGCCCATCGACGACAGGCGAGCGCCCATGTCCCCGCGTGTCATAACGTACGATCCGATAGTCGGATTTGAGGGCGGCGACCTGGTCGTCCCAGATCGACATGTCGGAAGCGAGGCTGTTGCTGAAGAGCAGGATCGGGCGGCCGGCGGGACCATCCATGCGATAAGCGAGGTCGGCGCCGTTGCAGCGCAGAATGCCCTCGCTTGTTCCCATATTGCCTTCTCCCCGGTCTTTCGCGGCGGCGCTCTTCGGCGCCTTTGGCGTTCTGGCCCGCCGCTTATTTCGGCAAGCCCTGCTCAAATTGTCGACAAGATTGTAAACATCATTGTCTGTAAGATACTGTGCTTGTCAACAATCTTGCAGAAGTGAAGGCCGATTTGCATGGGCGATGCCCAAATTTCAGGCAGCAGGGGCGAACCCGTCGATGTGGCTGTTATCGGGGCCGGCATATTGGGGCTCGCCATCGGGCGCAGCCTCGCCCGGGCCGGCCGCGAGGTGCTGGTGCTGGAAGCTGAGACCGCGATGGGCACCGTCACCAGCTCCCGCAATTCCGAAGTGATCCATGCCGGAATCTATTATCCGCCCGGCTCTCTGAAGGCGATCTTCTGCGTCGAGGGTCGGCGCCGGCTCTATCCCTTCTGCCGCAGCCGTTTCATTCCGCATTCGCAGATCGGCAAGCTGCTGGTCGCGGCCGAAGACGCCGAGATCTCCACCCTGCAGCGGTTGTTCCAGCGTGCCGGGCAGAACGGCGTCGACGATCTGCGCTGGCTCAGCGCGTCGGAAGCGAAGGCCATGGAGCCGGCCCTGCGCTGTGCCGGGGCGATCCTCTCGCCCTCGACCGGCATCGTCGACAGCCACGCCCTGATGCTCGCCTATCGCGGCGAGCTCGAGGAAGCGGGCGGGATGATCGCCTTCGGGTCGCGCGTCATGCAGGGCGAGGTCACGCCGACCGGGATCCGGCTCGAGGTCGATCAGGAAGGCTCGATGGACCTGCTCTGCCGGACCGTCGTCAACTGTGCCGGTCTGGGGGCACAGGGCGTGGCAGCCTCCATCCGGGGCGTGCCCTCCGAAAGCATTCCGCCCCTGCACTTCGCCAAGGGGAACTACTTCGGGTTGAGTGGCAAGGCGCCCTTCCACCATCTCATCTACCCGATGCCGGGCGGCGGCGGCGCCGGAGTGCATCTGACCCTGGATCTGGCCGGCCGAGCCCGCTTCGGCCCGGATGTTGAATGGGTCAACAAAATTGACTATGCCGTTGATCCGCGGCGCGCCGACAGCTTCTATGCCGCGATTCGGCGCTATTGGCCCGCCCTTCCCGACAAGGCCCTGGTCCCCGACTACTCTGGCGTTCGCCCGAAGCTCTATGATAATCCCAATGGCGACGCGGACTTCGTGATTCAAAGCGAAGAGGCGCATGGCGTGACGGGTTTGGTAAATCTCTACGGAATAGAATCCCCGGGCCTGACCTCATCCTTGGCGATCGCCGAGTATGTGAAGCAGGTCGTGGTGGATTTTAACTACCGACAGCCCCCGCAGGATCGGCTACCGTCCCTGCTGCATCAGGAAGAAGAGAAGAGCGAGTACGCCCTTGGCTCGTGAAACAAGCGAAAAACTGCTGGCGGATCTGGTCGATTCGATCCGCCAGGCCATCATCTTCGGCCGACTCCGGCCCCGCGAACGGCTGGTCGAGGAGGAGCTGGCGGAGCGCTTCAATGCGAGCCGCCACCTGGTCCGTTCGGCGCTGAGCTCGCTGGAGCAGATGGGCCTGGTCGCCCGTCGCCCGAACCGCGGCGTCGTGGTCTGCGACTTCTCGGTCGAGGAGATCGAGGAAATCTACGAGATGCGCGCCATCCTGCAGGGCGAGGCCGCGCGCCGGATCCCGCTGCCGGCCCCGCGCTCGCTGATCACCCAGCTCGAGGCGATCCACGCCAAATATTCCGAGAATGTCGACCGGATGGAGCTCAAGGCGACCTGCACGCTCAACAACGTCTTCCATGAGACGATGTTCGGCGCCTGCAACAACCGCTATCTGACCGAGACCATCCAGCGCTTCTGGACCCGCACCACGGCGATCCGCTGCTACGCGATCGGCGACCCGGAGCTGCTGCAGCAGTCGCGGCACGAGCACCGGGCCATGATCGACGCGATCAAGGACGGCAATCGCGAGGAGCTGGTCCGGCGTTGCGTCGACCATATCTTCCCGGCGCTGGAAGCCTATAAGCGCGCGCATGGCGGCTGGGATGTCGGCGCCTCCGGCAATCACCGCGCCCTTCCCGACAAGGTCGCCGTCATCGGACGGCGGTAGGCGCCTTGGCCGACATCACCTACGACATCATCGTCCGCGGCAACAATCTGCGGCTGCGCGACGGTTTCCTCGCCATGTCCAACGTGACGCTGGTGAAGACCGGCCGCGGCTACATGCTGTTCGACACCGCGGGCTATATCTCGCGCCTGGGGCTGATCACCGCCTTGCGCGAGCGCAACATCGCGCCCGCCGATATCAAGATGGTGTTCCTCTCGCATCTCCATTTCGACCATTGCCACAACATCGACCTCTTCCCCACGGCGAAGGTCTTCGTCAGCAAGACCGAATGGAGCTATGCGAAATCGCCTCATCACGAGGACATCTTCATGCCCTGGGGCATCCACGAGATGCTGCAGCGCTATGACCTCGAGATCCTCGAGGGCGACGGCGTGATCGATCCGGGCGTCAGCTTCTTCCCCGCCCCCGGCCATACGCCCGGCAGCTTCGCCGTGCGGCTCGACACCCAGGATCGCGGCTGCGTGGTGATCGCCGGCGACGCGATCAAATATGCCAAGGAAGTCATCATGCAGCGCGGCGACAATGTCTACGACACCGCCGCGCACAGCACGGCCAGCATCAGGCGCATCGCCGAGATGGCCGACCGGATCATTCCCGGCCACTTCCCCGAGCTGATCAAGCAGCCCAACGGCCAGTTCGGCTGGACCGAGGGCGCGGCGTTCGATCTGATCGTCCGCTAACCGAGAAACCGCGATCACCCGCGCCGCCCTTCGGCAGCGCGGGGACCGCTATGTTGCTCACCTCGGCGTGGGCTTATAAGTCGGCCCCCGCCGCGCGACGCGCTCGAGCATGCCGTTCGTCAGGTAATCCGGCGTCTCGTGGTTGTCGTAGGTCAGGCTCTCCTGCCCCGGATAGCCGATGATCTGCCGGACCTTGGGCGACATGTAATAGGCGCCGGACGCGGCCAGGCTCACCGCGCCGAAGGCGTCCTTGTCGGTCTCGAACAGCAGCTCGGCCGCCTTCGCTCCCGTGAGGCCCTTCGCCTTCTCGAGGCCGCGATGGAAATCCTCGATCAAATCGGGACGGAATTTGAGCACGTCGTCGATGCCGCCGGCGGCGACGCCGACCTCGGTCGCGGCCGGCATCTTCGCGGTCTTGGGCACCAGGAAGTCGGCGATGGCGCCGAAGATCGCGCGGTCGTCGGCCGACAGTTTCGCGGTTGCGGGTTTGCTCATGGCTCAGGCCGCCTTCTGATTGCGACGCTCGGCGATCATGCGCGTCGTCTGGCGCAGCGCCACCGACATGATGGTCGCGGTCGGGTTGAGCCCGGCCGAGGTCGGGAAAGTGCTGCCGTCGAAGATGTAGAGATTGGGCACGTCGTGCGTCTGCCCCCACTGGTTGACGACCGAGGTCTTCGGATTGTCGCCCATGAGGCAGGTGCCGAGCAGATGCCAGCCGGTGTCGCGCATCTGATGCACGACCGCCGTCTCGATGGCGCCCGCCGCCTGCACCGCCTCGAGACAGCGCGCGACATGGAATTTCAGCATGTCGTGCGAGTTCTGCGAGACCTTGTAGAGCAGCTTGGGCGCCGGGATGCCGTCGGTGTCGGTCATGGTCGGATCGAGCACGACGCGGTTGGAGTCCTCGGGCAGATCCTCGCCGATGATGCCCCAGACGATGCTGCGGCCGAAGCGGCGGTCCACCATCTCATGGAGATTGTTGCCCCACATGTCGCCGACCTTGGCGGTGGGCCCCGCGAACACCTTGGTGCCGACGAAACTGGTGGCGCCCAGAGGACCGCCGCCGGGCATGGCGCCCCATTTGGCGCCGCGCATGAAGCCGCGCTTCTCGTCGGTCTCGTAGAATTCGTAGGACGAGATGGTCTGGCCGAACGGCCCGCGCCAGGATTCGAGATCCTCGTCATAGATGCCGAGCACCGCCGAGAAGGGGTGCATCATCAGCCGCTTGCCGACCATGCCGGAGGAATTGGCGAGCCCGTCGGGGAAGCGTTTCGAGGTCGACAGCAGCAGCAGCCGCGGCGTGCCGATGCCGTTGGCGCAGATGATCACGGTCTTCGCCTTCTGGCGATGCTCGCGCCCGTTCTGGTCGATATAGACGGCACCCGTGGCGAGGCCGCGATCGTCGACCTCGATCTCGCGCACGCGCGCGCCCGTGACCAGCTTGGCGCCGTTCTTGATGGCGGCCGGCCAGTACGTGATGTCGGTGGTGGATTTGGCCCCTTCCGGGCAGCCGGTCATGCAGGTGCCGCGCCGCACGCAGGCGTTGAGCCCGTTATGGGGCTGCGACGGCATCGCGTTCGTGCCCGGCCACCAATGCCAGCCAAGCTTGTCCAGCCCTTCGGCCGCCTTGCGCCCGACCTTCCCGATCGGCAGGGCCGGCGTCGGATAGGCCTTCTTCGGAGGATAGGCCGGGTTGCCCGGCATTCCGGAGACGCCGACCTCCCATTCGATCT
The nucleotide sequence above comes from Hypericibacter terrae. Encoded proteins:
- a CDS encoding SDR family NAD(P)-dependent oxidoreductase, translated to MGERLKGKRIIITGAATGIGKEAVKQFVAEGAKVVIGDINEKDASATAKEIGANVHFIRCDVTSEDSVKALIDDGAKWLGGLDVLCNNAGLQHSGKVTEFDAKHWDALMAVNVRAHFFASKYAVAHMRKAGGGSIINTASLAGQRGGPGMTAYSASKGAVIAFTTSLAMELAPDKIRVNVICPGWVDTPFNNPAIAFMGGREAQDRAVKGMVPLGRQGVPSEIAPMFVYLASNESSYMTAQAITIDGGVYN
- a CDS encoding ABC transporter permease; translation: MAATSTETKTAAAAAKPAVGGTESLGLRLLRRWGTIAIIVLVGVGFSVSSPWFFTVSNFNNILFSMIVSCLVSMGLTYVVIAGSFDLSIGLTVTTASIVTAYLIPVVGPWVAILGALASAVVVGLLNGLLVTYGRLSGIVVTLGMMFVLGGLNIFLTNGYQIAVPYTEKAFLFIGQGTIGPVAVPVIVLLCVFVLAHLLATKTKVGHYITAVGDNPMAAFYSGIKVYHWVILSFILSSLLSGVGGVILTSISTSAQPSGNSNYLLEAFAAVFLGATTLGKGKPHVLGTLLGVFFLYMVSAGMSMMGFPFAMRQLFIGLVLILAVGANALLNREEIHLKFI
- a CDS encoding NAD(P)/FAD-dependent oxidoreductase; its protein translation is MAVIGAGILGLAIGRSLARAGREVLVLEAETAMGTVTSSRNSEVIHAGIYYPPGSLKAIFCVEGRRRLYPFCRSRFIPHSQIGKLLVAAEDAEISTLQRLFQRAGQNGVDDLRWLSASEAKAMEPALRCAGAILSPSTGIVDSHALMLAYRGELEEAGGMIAFGSRVMQGEVTPTGIRLEVDQEGSMDLLCRTVVNCAGLGAQGVAASIRGVPSESIPPLHFAKGNYFGLSGKAPFHHLIYPMPGGGGAGVHLTLDLAGRARFGPDVEWVNKIDYAVDPRRADSFYAAIRRYWPALPDKALVPDYSGVRPKLYDNPNGDADFVIQSEEAHGVTGLVNLYGIESPGLTSSLAIAEYVKQVVVDFNYRQPPQDRLPSLLHQEEEKSEYALGS
- a CDS encoding 2-hydroxymuconate tautomerase — translated: MPVVQVHLKAGRTVEQKRQLVERITDSLVEIAGANRERVHVIIDEVPGDNWGRAGRLLSDD
- a CDS encoding sugar ABC transporter substrate-binding protein translates to MTNKFLSEELREWLDVSRREFMQRISLGAASAAVAGSVLAKSVSADELRDHVQVADTGKKVKVGIGLNYGPFNQPWRRGCWRLCKTVLDGGGEIVAVRGEPSKDSEQQSERQLLDRGIDVLCLGIYSQESETAFIVDEAKKRGIKTVGFAVPVKESPAVVEDTWGTAMVMGYQIQNVLQRQGTLVQTAEDRGFYTPFDMEGDLLELMTKYEPRMKMLPFMPGSTSTNDQISKGRENALALLQANPDPDSIQAIVSWWWPLTLGAVQALKQMNRKNIKVFNHYFSDQFLTEFQNPDNTIEFSTDTPWHIMGDKTGELALALGRGEDVKPNVYHVPVTSITKDQAAKSLAEIQEMDKQAIALLKQYGG
- the pcaD gene encoding 3-oxoadipate enol-lactonase is translated as MGTSEGILRCNGADLAYRMDGPAGRPILLFSNSLASDMSIWDDQVAALKSDYRIVRYDTRGHGRSPVVDGPLTIDDLASDAIALIEQLALGPVHFVGISLGGMLGQAVAARRPDLLRSLTLSNTSSETDKPELWEPRIQTALTTGMAPLVEPTLERWFTAPFRASQPQRVETVRRMIAATPPKGYAACARAIQGLRQTAILARIVTPTLVIAGREDASTPVAVAERIAHAIKGAKLVVVEQAAHITPIEQADKFNQHLRHFLAAAAKHSSSGAASGPAAASS
- a CDS encoding sugar ABC transporter ATP-binding protein — translated: MTQTPIVEFRNLGKEFSGTRVLRGVELKFERGEVHGLLGENGAGKSTLIKILTGVYSHSEGEIIVEGKPVTISSPMDAHKLGLGAVYQDAELIGSFTVAQNVVLGGEPGRFTLNRKAIRDQGAKILKEIGLTLDPDRIASSLSAAESQLVILATLFQRKYKLIVLDEPTARLSATEAELLFRLIRRFQEEGITIIYISHRLGEIRQLCDRITILRGGRVSATLAGADITEERVTELMVDKTKNELEVFNPGLARPEGMLQVDQLSCDQLSPLSFEVHAGEVLGITGPVGGGMELVARAVAGLVPHHGEIRIAGQVTDLSSPSKALQAGIALIPEDRRKQALFPNMSAAENIALPVLSRLSRGGFISDRAKLTYAEQVIKRLQVKPDAPGKAMKFFSGGNQQKAVIGKWMSAKCRVYIFVEPTSGVDVGAIRDIYEIMLGLARDGAAVILISSSMREIMALSENVIVIRDGKAIYRAPKAKCTHDQLLGISMTGRVA
- a CDS encoding GlcG/HbpS family heme-binding protein translates to MSEITADRALKGIAAAIAKAKEIGSAHSIAIVDAGRNLVAFHRMDNALLASIEISQGKAYTSRSLNMKTGDVTQYVQPGGPFYAMETSHRTPMVVFGGGLPVEIGGKVVGAVGVAGGMIDQDVSVAEAALAAIAKG
- a CDS encoding GntR family transcriptional regulator; translation: MARETSEKLLADLVDSIRQAIIFGRLRPRERLVEEELAERFNASRHLVRSALSSLEQMGLVARRPNRGVVVCDFSVEEIEEIYEMRAILQGEAARRIPLPAPRSLITQLEAIHAKYSENVDRMELKATCTLNNVFHETMFGACNNRYLTETIQRFWTRTTAIRCYAIGDPELLQQSRHEHRAMIDAIKDGNREELVRRCVDHIFPALEAYKRAHGGWDVGASGNHRALPDKVAVIGRR
- a CDS encoding MBL fold metallo-hydrolase — its product is MADITYDIIVRGNNLRLRDGFLAMSNVTLVKTGRGYMLFDTAGYISRLGLITALRERNIAPADIKMVFLSHLHFDHCHNIDLFPTAKVFVSKTEWSYAKSPHHEDIFMPWGIHEMLQRYDLEILEGDGVIDPGVSFFPAPGHTPGSFAVRLDTQDRGCVVIAGDAIKYAKEVIMQRGDNVYDTAAHSTASIRRIAEMADRIIPGHFPELIKQPNGQFGWTEGAAFDLIVR
- a CDS encoding amidohydrolase family protein, with product MTSPKAEPPPVPPPHSHPSRPRIAMPPGAWDCHCHVLGPTDRYPYWPDRSYTPPEAPLSRYLALLDLLGVEHGVLVQPSVYGTDNRMLLDSLKAEPRRLRGVVVIDATIADRELEAMHAAGVRGARVNLLFRGGVSFAAAEAIADRIRPLGWHIQFLLDISQTPDLHQAVKRLRLPVVIDHMGHFPASHGATSPAFRDLRAMLAEGLAWVKLSAPYLFTRQPGMPYADVTPIARALVEAAPGRCVWGTDWPHPANKLAMPDDGPLTDLLGDWVPDEAVRRRILVENPKALYGFG